In Chitinophaga sp. H8, the sequence TCGGCGCCAGTGCCTGTGAATCTGCCAGGATATTACTCAATTCAAAATCAACCATTCACTCTGCAGGGCTGGCCAACAGCAGCGGTATTATCGGTAAATACCTGCATGACTCTACCGGTGTTTCCATGTCGGGGTTCCTGCCTAAGCTGCTGGATAGAAAAAGATACAATGAGGATGGAGTAGGTAGTCTGCATATCTATTCACCCTGGTGGCTGGACAATAAAAAACTGGATTTCCCACGTGGCTATCATATTGAGTATGGTGGCGGCATGAATATGCCTTCCTATGGATTTGCAGATGGCGTACCGGAAATGAACGGGATGGTACCAGACCGTAATGGTAATAAGAAAGATGCAGGTGGATTTGGCGTATCTCTGAAGGATGACTACCGCCGTTTCTTTGGTACGCGTGTGGGCTTTGCCGGAAGAGGGTTGGCCATTGCCAGAGAAGATAATTACTGTGAGATCGATCCTAATGTAGTAGACCGGTTTGGTATCCCTGTATTACGATTTAACTATAAGTGGAGTGATGCCGAGATCAAACAGGCTAAACACATGAAAGAAACCTTCCTGAATCTGTTTGACGCCATGGGTGCTATTGTTACTACGCCGGATAAAGGTTTGGATGAACAATATGGTCTGAAAAAACCGGGCGACATTATTCATGAGGTAGGTACCGTTAGGATGGGAGATAATCCAAAAACATCCGCCCTGAATCAGTGGAGTCAGGCACATGACTGTAAGAACCTGTTTGTAGTAGACGGTGCATCATTTGTACAGCAGGGAGATAAGAATCCTACCTGGACTATCCTCGCCTTGTCTATGAGAACAGCAGAATATATACTTGATCAGCGTAAGAAAAGAAACATATAACAAGATGAAAAGAAGAGAACTTATCAAGGCCCTGGGCCTGACAGCGATCAGCAGTGGTATCCTTTTGGAATCTTGTGATACAGGTACTAAAAAGGTGCCTGCTGCCGATGCGAAAGATACAGGTAGCTTAGCCCTGGTGGATGGGCGGGAAGCCTTTGAAATTGCCCGGTTGAAAAAGCTGGAAGCAGAAACGTTTTTTAACGAACATGAAATGCGCACGATCACGGTACTGGCAGATATCATCATTCCCAAAGATGAAAAATCAGGCAGTGCTTCTGATGCCAAAGTGCCGGAGTTTATAGGATTTATTGTAAAGGATATTCCTGCGCATCAGTTACCGATGCGGGGAGGATTGAAGTGGTTGGACATGCAGTGCCTGAAGCGTTATAATAAACCTTTTGTTGATTGTGCAGAGAAGGAACAGCTGGAGCTCGTAACAGAGATAGCCTATCCTTTAAAAGCCAAGCCTGAAATGAAGCAGGGCGTTGCTTTCTTTAGCCTGATGCGCAACCTTACTGCCACCGGATTTTATACCTCAGAGATGGGGATCAAGGATATTGGATATGTAGGGAATACCCCTAATAAATGGGCAGGTGTTCCGCAGGATGTATTGCAGCAGTATGGTCTGCAATCAAGCTAATCATCATTAATTATCGTTCTTAATCAACTAAAATTAAACACATGGACAAAAATTTGTTGAGTCAGGATAACCAATCCAATTCAAGACGAAATTTTATTAAAACTGCGGCCGTAGCAGCAGCCGGATTCACCATCGTACCTCGTCATGTGTTGGGTGGCAAGGGCTATCTGGCACCCAGCGATAAACTGGTAATCGCCGGGGTAGGTGTTGGCGGCAAAGGACGGTCTGACCTATATAACTTTCATCAGAGTGGTAAAGCTGAAATTGGGTTCTTATGTGATGTAGATGACCGTATGGTGGCCACTTCAAAAGAGCGTTTTCCTAAAGCTAAATATTACAAGGACTGGCGCGAAATGTTTGAAAAGGAATCAAAAAGCTTTGATGCCGTATCGGTTTCCACACCTGACCATAACCACGCTATTATTGCCATGGGGGCAATGCAGCTGGGCAAACACGTGTATGTTCAAAAACCGATGACCCACGATATCTATGAAGCCAGGGCGCTCACGAAAGCGGCCCAACGTTATAAAGTAGTTACGCAAATGGGTAACCAGGGCTCTTCCGGTGATGGGGTAAGACAGCTGCGGGAATGGTATGATGCTGGTGTAATAGGTGATGTACATACTGTATATATCTGGACTAACCGTCCTGTATGGCCACAAGGTATTCCCTGGTCTAAAGAAAAACCTCCGGTTCCTGCAGGACTTGATTGGGATCTGTGGTTAGGTACTGCGCCGTACAAAGATTATGTTGATAAACTGATTCCAGGTAGCTGGCGCGGTTGGTGGGATTATGGTACCGGCGCATTGGGCGATCTTGGTTGTCACCTGATCGAAGCACCTTTCCGTGTACTGAACCTGAAATATGCATTAGATGTACAAGCCAGCGTAAGCAGTGTGTTTGTGGATTTTGGCGAAAGAGGCTTCTTCCCCGATAGCTGTCCTCCGGCAAGTCATGCTACCCTGACATTCCCTAAAACAGACAAAACCAAGGGCAAAGTAACCATGCACTGGATGGATGGTGGTATAAAACCAGAAAGACCGGAAGAATTGGGACCTGATGAACTGTTTGGAGATGGTAACAGTGGTATCTTATTTATTGGTACCAAAGGTAAAATGATGGCCAGTGAATATGCAGCTAACCCACGTTTGTTGCCACTGTCACGCATGAATGAAGTGAAGGTAAAACAAACCCTGGCCCGTGTACCAGGCAGCGCAGAAGGACACTATGCGCAGTGGGTAGAAGGTGCTATAGCTGGATACGGAAATATGGAGCTGAGTTCTCCTTTTGATCTGGCAGGCCCGCTGACAGAAGCCGTATTAATGGCTAACCTGGCTATCAGGGTAGCAGATATTCCAAGGCCAAGAAAATCAGGAAAAGGAAATGAATATCCTGGTGCGAATACCAAGTTACTCTGGGATCATCAGAATATGCGTGTTACCAACTACGACGACGCCAATCAGTATGTAAAACGCGAGTACAGGAAAGGCTGGGGAACACTGGGTTGATTTTTATTAAAAAACTAGTAATAAGCTAAGATGAAATATAACATAACGTTGTTCCTGATCGCTGCTGCAGTGATGATGGGCTGTAGTACCAGTAAAAAAGCCGGATCAGCAGACAGCGCCGGAGCTTCTGCAAAAGGTAATGGCGGATGGATTTCTCTGTTCGACGGGAAAACACTGAATGGATGGCAGGCAGGTGAAAACCCCGGCACCTTTTCGATAGAAGACGGTGCCATTGCAGTGCATGGCAAGAGAGCACACCTCTTCTATATGGGAGAGGTGGGTAATCATAACTTCAAAAACTTTGAATTCCAGGCGCAGGTAATGACTATGCCAGGCTCAAATTCAGGGATCTATTTCCACACGAAATTCCAGGAGGTAAAATTCCCGGATGATGGTTTTGAAGTACAGGTAAACAACTCGCATGGCGACTGGAAAAGAACAGGCAGTTTGTATGATATCAAGGAGATCAAGGAAAAGCTGGTGGATGACAATGTATGGTTTACTGAGTATATCCGGGTAGAGGGTAAAAAAGTAACCATTAAGGTCAACGACAAAACTGTACTGGAATGGACGGAGCCTGAAAATGCGGTGGCGCCGGAAGGACATCCAGGC encodes:
- a CDS encoding GMC family oxidoreductase, which codes for MGSVQIKKSTENYDVIIVGSGAGGGMAGYVLAHAGMKVLMLEAGPFFDPAKDSLQLKWPWESPRRGASTNRAFGDFDGAFGGWEIEGEPYTKKNNTEFSWFRSRMLGGRTNHWGRISLRFGPHDFKGKSFDGATDDWPITYEDVKPYYDKVDQLIGVYGTNEGLENDPDGIFLPPPKPRLHELFIKDSAKKVGVNVIAGRGSVLTEALPGNKDRGACFNCGQCGRSCKVYGDFSSSSCLVIPALKTGNLKVIANAMVREVITGADGLASGVSYVNKEDMLEYQVNGNIVILGASACESARILLNSKSTIHSAGLANSSGIIGKYLHDSTGVSMSGFLPKLLDRKRYNEDGVGSLHIYSPWWLDNKKLDFPRGYHIEYGGGMNMPSYGFADGVPEMNGMVPDRNGNKKDAGGFGVSLKDDYRRFFGTRVGFAGRGLAIAREDNYCEIDPNVVDRFGIPVLRFNYKWSDAEIKQAKHMKETFLNLFDAMGAIVTTPDKGLDEQYGLKKPGDIIHEVGTVRMGDNPKTSALNQWSQAHDCKNLFVVDGASFVQQGDKNPTWTILALSMRTAEYILDQRKKRNI
- a CDS encoding gluconate 2-dehydrogenase subunit 3 family protein, whose translation is MKRRELIKALGLTAISSGILLESCDTGTKKVPAADAKDTGSLALVDGREAFEIARLKKLEAETFFNEHEMRTITVLADIIIPKDEKSGSASDAKVPEFIGFIVKDIPAHQLPMRGGLKWLDMQCLKRYNKPFVDCAEKEQLELVTEIAYPLKAKPEMKQGVAFFSLMRNLTATGFYTSEMGIKDIGYVGNTPNKWAGVPQDVLQQYGLQSS
- a CDS encoding Gfo/Idh/MocA family protein, whose protein sequence is MDKNLLSQDNQSNSRRNFIKTAAVAAAGFTIVPRHVLGGKGYLAPSDKLVIAGVGVGGKGRSDLYNFHQSGKAEIGFLCDVDDRMVATSKERFPKAKYYKDWREMFEKESKSFDAVSVSTPDHNHAIIAMGAMQLGKHVYVQKPMTHDIYEARALTKAAQRYKVVTQMGNQGSSGDGVRQLREWYDAGVIGDVHTVYIWTNRPVWPQGIPWSKEKPPVPAGLDWDLWLGTAPYKDYVDKLIPGSWRGWWDYGTGALGDLGCHLIEAPFRVLNLKYALDVQASVSSVFVDFGERGFFPDSCPPASHATLTFPKTDKTKGKVTMHWMDGGIKPERPEELGPDELFGDGNSGILFIGTKGKMMASEYAANPRLLPLSRMNEVKVKQTLARVPGSAEGHYAQWVEGAIAGYGNMELSSPFDLAGPLTEAVLMANLAIRVADIPRPRKSGKGNEYPGANTKLLWDHQNMRVTNYDDANQYVKREYRKGWGTLG
- a CDS encoding 3-keto-disaccharide hydrolase, which translates into the protein MKYNITLFLIAAAVMMGCSTSKKAGSADSAGASAKGNGGWISLFDGKTLNGWQAGENPGTFSIEDGAIAVHGKRAHLFYMGEVGNHNFKNFEFQAQVMTMPGSNSGIYFHTKFQEVKFPDDGFEVQVNNSHGDWKRTGSLYDIKEIKEKLVDDNVWFTEYIRVEGKKVTIKVNDKTVLEWTEPENAVAPEGHPGRLISSGTFALQGHDPKSKVLFKDLKVRMLP